A DNA window from Brassica napus cultivar Da-Ae chromosome C1, Da-Ae, whole genome shotgun sequence contains the following coding sequences:
- the LOC106374305 gene encoding putative pentatricopeptide repeat-containing protein At1g28020, protein MASRVLLMDTVLGLKEAERFFETIPETMKDYTVYTSLLTLYTRNDDTLDKAEAVFEKMRELGFLLKPTPFNLMLSLYSPLKRHDNVNSLLSEMEDNNVKPDDLTANHALLVYAAVSNIKAMEKFLSSNQRIKLEWGTCIDMAKAYLKSGATEKSLAMLHRTELLVDCASRKPAYEALMSVYGDVGEREDVYRIWELHKNAGSSNEGYRAVISALSSIGDMEGAEVIYREWELGGLPFDASIPNTLISGYHALGMERRLRN, encoded by the coding sequence ATGGCGTCTAGGGTTTTACTGATGGATACTGTTCTAGGTCTAAAAGAAGCAGAGAGGTTCTTCGAAACCATCCCTGAGACAATGAAGGACTACACAGTCTACACATCTCTGTTAACTTTGTACACAAGAAACGACGACACTCTAGACAAAGCAGAAGCTGTATTCGAGAAGATGAGAGAGCTAGGGTTCCTCTTGAAACCTACCCCGTTCAACCTAATGCTATCTCTCTACAGTCCACTGAAACGCCACGATAATGTCAACAGTCTCCTGAGCGAGATGGAAGATAACAACGTCAAGCCGGATGATCTCACAGCGAACCACGCCCTCTTGGTATACGCAGCTGTGTCCAACATCAAGGCAATGGAGAAGTTTCTTAGCAGCAACCAGAGAATCAAACTGGAGTGGGGAACGTGCATCGACATGGCAAAGGCTTACTTGAAGTCAGGCGCAACGGAGAAGTCCTTAGCTATGCTGCATAGAACAGAGCTGCTGGTTGATTGCGCGTCAAGGAAGCCCGCTTACGAGGCGCTGATGAGTGTGTATGGAGACGTGGGGGAGAGGGAAGATGTGTATAGGATTTGGGAGCTTCACAAGAACGCGGGTTCGAGTAACGAAGGGTATAGGGCTGTGATAAGTGCACTCTCGAGTATAGGAGACATGGAAGGTGCTGAAGTGATATATAGGGAGTGGGAGCTTGGTGGTCTTCCGTTTGATGCTAGCATCCCTAACACTCTCATCTCTGGATATCATGCTTTGGGAATGGAGAGAAGACTAAGAAACTAA
- the LOC106375579 gene encoding myosin-14, with the protein MACTTVSVGSSVWVEDPEVAWIDGEVVEVKGNDIKVKCSSGKTVAVQVSDAYPKDVEAPASGVDDMTRLAYLHEPGVLENMKSRFDINEIYTYTGNILIAVNPFRRLPHLYTSHMMQQYKGAALGELSPHPFAVADAAYRQMINQGISQSILVSGESGAGKTETTKLLMQYLADMGGRAVSEGRSVEKKVLESNPVLEAFGNAKTVRNNNSSRFGKFVEIQFDERGRISGAAIRTYLLERSRVCQVSDPERNYHCFYMLCAAPPEDIKKWKLADPRTFHYLNQSQCIDLERMDDSKEYHETRKAMDVVGINSEEQEAIFRVVAAILHLGNIEFGKGKEADSSAPKDEKSNYHLKTAAELFMCDEQALEDSLCKRVIVTRDESITKWLDPETAALSRDALAKTVYSRLFDWIVNKINDSIGQDPDSKYLIGVLDIYGFESFKTNSFEQFCINLTNEKLQQHFNQHVFKMEQDEYDKEEIDWSYIEFVDNKDILELIEKKPGGIIALLDEACMFPRSTHETFAQKMYQTFKDHKHFSKPKLARTDFTICHYAGDVTYQTEQFLEKNKDYVVAEHQALLNASKCTFVSCLFPLLAEDANKKTKFSSIGSRFKQQLVTLLETLSTTEPHYIRCVKPNNLLKPLIFENQNVLQQLRCGGVMEAIRISCAGFPTRKQFEEFLERFSVLAPEVSDNSSDDVAACKKLLEKVGLEGYQIGKTKVFLRAGQMADLDARRNEVLGRAATSIQRKFRSYLFRKNLMMLRKAAVNMQAVCRGQLSRHMFDGLRREAAVLEIQRDIRMHLARKSYKELYFAAVSIQSAIRGMASRDELRFQRQNKAAILIQSHCRKFLAQLHYQRLKKAAVTTQSAWRARLARKELRRLKTAAKETGALQAAKNKLEKQVEELTWRLQLEKRMRTDMEESKTQENAKLRSSLDEMQLQFKEAKALLIKEMEAAKKTAEIVPVLQEVPVVDTELVEKLTSENERLKTQVSSLDQKIVETEEKFEKTRKLSEERLKQAVDAETTIVHLKKAVHELQEKILDVESENQILRQKSLLHTSGQLPPTPAKNSQNGHFSSKESMINGAEIETPARTQESEAKARSLQKERQHENVGALINCVTKNIGFNQGKPVAAFTIYKCLLHWKSFEAERTNVFDRLVQMIGSAIKDDDDNEHLAYWLSNTSTLLFMIQQSLKPGGATQQRKPPVSTSLFGRMAMGFRSAPSSAETSAAAAAAAAAVIRPVEAKDPALLFKQQLTAYVEKIFGMIRDNLKNELQALLSLCIQAPRTSTGRSLRSAKSLGKDSPLEHWKGIIDGLYALLNTLKENFVPPVLIQKIFTQTFSFINVQLFNSLLLRRECCTFSNGEYVKSGLTLLEEWCAETKEEYAGSSWDELKHIRQAVGFLVIHKKYRISYDDIALDLCPILSVQQLYRICTLYWDDSYNTRSVSQDVISSMRVLMIEDSNDADSSAFLLDEDSSIPFTTEDLSSSMQDKDFAEMKPAEELEENPAFSFLL; encoded by the exons ATG GCTTGTACTACGGTTAGCGTTGGCTCTTCCGTTTGGGTGGAAGATCCAGAGGTGGCGTGGATAGACGGCGAAGTTGTTGAGGTCAAAGGCAATGATATCAAGGTCAAATGTTCCTCCGGGAAGACG GTGGCTGTTCAAGTGTCAGATGCATACCCAAAAGATGTTGAAGCTCCAGCTTCTGGAGTGGATGATATGACAAGGCTAGCGTATTTACATGAACCAGGAGtcctcgaaaatatgaaatctaGATTTGATATCAACGAAATTTAT ACTTACACAGGGAATATTCTGATTGCTGTAAACCCTTTTAGAAGATTACCGCATCTTTACACCAGCCATATGATGCAACAATATAAAGGTGCAGCCCTTGGAGAACTGAGCCCTCACCCGTTTGCAGTTGCGGATGCAGCTTACAG ACAAATGATAAATCAGGGCATTAGTCAATCAATCTTGGTTAGTGGTGAAAGTGGAGCCGGGAAGACCGAGACGACTAAATTGCTCATGCAGTATCTAGCGGACATGGGAGGCCGAGCTGTTTCCGAAGGAAGGAGTGTCGAAAAGAAAGTTTTAGAG TCCAACCCTGTTCTAGAAGCATTTGGAAACGCAAAGACTGTTAGGAACAACAATTCGAG TCGATTTGGAAAATTTGTGGAGATTCAGTTCGATGAAAGGGGAAGGATATCGGGAGCTGCTATCAGGACTTATTTGTTAGAGAGATCGCGTGTTTGTCAGGTCTCAGATCCTGAGAGGAACTATCACTGTTTTTACATGCTCTGTGCTGCACCACCTGAG GAcattaaaaaatggaaactGGCGGATCCAAGAACATTTCATTACCTGAATCAGTCTCAGTGCATCGATCTGGAGAGAATGGATGATTCAAAGGAATATCATGAGACTAGAAAGGCAATGGATGTTGTTGGAATAAATTCAGAGGAGCAg GAAGCAATATTTCGAGTTGTGGCTGCTATTCTTCATCTAGGTAACATTGAATTTGGAAAAGGAAAAGAAGCAGATTCATCAGCCCCAAAAGATGAGAAGTCCAACTACCATCTGAAGACTGCAGCTGAGCTCTTCAT GTGCGATGAGCAGGCACTGGAAGATTCTCTTTGTAAACGTGTGATTGTGACACGTGATGAAAGCATCACGAAATGGCTGGATCCAGAAACTGCGGCACTAAGCAGAGATGCATTAGCAAAAACTGTCTATTCAAGATTGTTTGATTG GATTGTGAACAAGATCAATGATTCAATTGGACAAGATCctgattcaaaatatttaattggaGTGCTGGATATATATGGATTTGAGAGTTTCAAGACAAACAG TTTTGAGCAATTCTGCATCAATTTGACGAATGAGAAACTTCAGCAACATTTTAATCAG CACGTCTTCAAAATGGAACAAGATGAATATGACAAAGAAGAAATTGATTGGAGTTACATTGAATTCGTTGATAATAAAGATATTTTGGAGCTTATTGAAAAG AAACCTGGTGGTATCATTGCTCTCCTGGATGAGGCTTG CATGTTCCCTAGATCAACACATGAAACATTTGCTCAAAAGATGTATCAAACGTTTAAAGATCACAAGCACTTTAGTAAGCCAAAATTAGCTCGCACGGACTTCACAATTTGCCACTACGCTGGTGAC GTCACTTATCAGACTGAACAGTTCCTGGAGAAGAACAAAGATTACGTTGTTGCCGAGCATCAGGCTCTGCTAAATGCTTCGAAGTGCACCTTTGTTTCATGTCTCTTTCCTCTTCTTGCAGAAGATGCTAACAAAAAGACAAAGTTCTCTTCGATTGGTTCACGATTTAAG CAACAATTGGTGACATTGCTTGAAACGCTGAGTACTACTGAGCCTCACTATATTCGTTGCGTGAAACCAAATAATCTTCTGAAGCCTTTGATCTTTGAGAACCAAAATGTTTTGCAACAGCTCCGATGTGGG GGTGTTATGGAGGCAATCAGGATTAGCTGTGCTGGGTTTCCTACTCGAAAACAATTTGAGGAGTTCCTAGAGAGATTTAGTGTCCTTGCTCCTGAAGTTTCGGATAACAG TTCTGATGATGTAGCTGCCTGCAAGAAACTTCTTGAAAAAGTTGGACTCGAAGGATACCAG ATTGGTAAGACGAAGGTTTTCCTTAGGGCTGGACAGATGGCTGACTTAGATGCTCGGAGGAATGAAGTCTTAGGCAGAGCAGCCACCAGCATCCAGAGGAAATTCCGCTCCTACTTGTTCCGCAAAAATTTAATGATGCTCCGCAAGGCTGCAGTAAATATGCAGGCTGTGTGCAGAG GTCAGCTTTCTCGACATATGTTTGATGGATTGCGCAGAGAAGCTGCTGTTTTGGAGATTCAGAGAGACATACGGATGCACCTTGCCAGAAAATCTTACAAGGAATTATACTTTGCTGCTGTTTCCATTCAGTCAGCAATACGTGGCATGGCTTCACGTGACGAGCTACGGTTCCAAAGGCAGAACAAGGCGGCAATTTTGATTCAG AGCCATTGCCGAAAATTCCTGGCCCAGTTGCACTACCAGAGGCTAAAGAAAGCAGCAGTTACAACACAAAGTGCATGGAGAGCAAGGTTAGCCCGTAAAGAACTGCGGAGGCTTAAGACG GCTGCTAAGGAAACAGGAGCTCTTCAAGCTGCCAAGAATAAGCTTGAGAAACAAGTGGAAGAGCTCACCTGGAGACTGCAGCTAGAGAAACGCATGAGG ACGGACATGGAAGAAAGTAAAACACAAGAAAATGCAAAACTGCGATCATCATTGGATGAAATGCAACTTCAGTTCAAGGAAGCCAAAGCCTTGCTCATAAAGGAAATGGAAGCTGCTAAAAAGACGGCAGAAATTGTTCCTGTGTTGCAGGAGGTTCCTGTAGTTGACACAGAGCTGGTGGAGAAGCTAACTAGTGAAAACGAAAGGCTTAAG ACACAGGTAAGTTCATTAGACCAGAAGATTGTCGAAACAGAGGAAAAATTCGAGAAGACGAGAAAACTAAGTGAGGAGAGGCTCAAGCAGGCTGTAGACGCTGAAACTACAATTGTCCATTTGAAAAAAGCTGTGCACGA ACTTCAAGAAAAAATATTGGATGTGGAATCTGAAAACCAAATATTGAGGCAAAAATCCCTCTTACACACATCAGGACAACTCCCTCCGACTCCAGCTAAG AATTCACAAAATGGTCACTTTTCTAGTAAAGAAAGTATGATCAAT GGGGCTGAGATAGAAACACCAGCAAGAACCCAAGAATCTGAGGCAAAGGCTCGGAGTTTGCAAAAGGAACGTCAACAT GAGAATGTTGGTGCTCTTATCAACTGCGTAACGAAGAACATTGGATTCAACCAGGGGAAGCCTGTAGCGGCATTTACTATATACAAATGCCTCCTTCATTGGAAATCCTTTGAAGCTGAAAGAACCAACGTGTTTGATCGTCTTGTTCAAATGATTGGTTCTGCTATCAAG GATGATGATGACAACGAGCATTTGGCATATTGGCTGTCCAATACTTCAACCTTGTTGTTTATGATTCAACAAAGTCTGAAACCTGGTGGTGCCACTCAACAGCGAAAACCACCTGTTTCGACTTCCTTGTTTGGAAGAATGGCCATG GGTTTCCGTTCAGCGCCTTCCTCTGCCGAGACTtctgcagcagcagcagctgcAGCAGCTGCAGTGATTCGCCCGGTTGAGGCCAAGGATCCAGCTTTGCTTTTCAAACAGCAGCTTACAGCTTACGTAGAAAAGATATTTGGAATGATTCGGGATAACCTGAAAAACGAGTTGCAAGCTTTGCTTTCCCTTTGCATCCAG GCACCACGAACATCAACGGGACGGTCGCTGCGATCTGCAAAGTCATTGGGAAAGGATTCTCCTTTAGAGCACTGGAAGGGAATTATTGACGGCTTATACGCACTTCTAAACACACTGAAGGAGAACTTT GTTCCTCCGGTTCTTATCCAAAAGATATTTACTCAGACATTCTCATTCATCAATGTCCAATTATTCAACAG CCTTCTTTTGCGACGAGAATGTTGTACATTTAGCAACGGAGAGTATGTAAAATCTGGTTTAACATTGTTAGAGGAATGGTGCGccgaaacaaaagaagaa TATGCTGGCTCATCCTGGGATGAACTTAAACATATCAGGCAAGCTGTTGGATTTTTG GTAATCCATAAGAAGTACAGAATCTCGTACGATGACATCGCACTTGATCTATGCCCT ATCCTTAGTGTCCAGCAACTTTACAGAATATGTACGCTGTACTGGGATGACAGCTACAACACAAGAAGTGTATCCCAAGAT GTGATTTCAAGCATGAGAGTGCTTATGATAGAGGATTCCAACGATGCTGACAGCAGCGCCTTCTTGTTAGACGAAGATTCTAG CATTCCATTCACGACAGAGGATCTATCGAGCTCAATGCAAGATAAGGACTTTGCAGAGATGAAACCAGCTGAAGAGCTTGAAGAAAACCCAGCTTTCAGTTTCTTGCTCTAA
- the LOC106375580 gene encoding ketohexokinase: MMCFTHLTPLPLFSAVSLPSSRRHFTSFRTRMSSSSIDSAPPPPPGNGIVIGCGGTTVDFLATVDSYPKPDDKIRSTSLKVQGGGNAGNAVTCAARLGLTCRLISKVANDSQGKGILEELESDGVDTSFLVVSKEGNTPFTYVIVDKQTQTRTCIHTPGYPPMVPTDLPQSTMLSALDRASIAYFDVRLHETALVIAKEASRKKIPILVDAEKKRDGLDDLLQLADYVVCTAKFPQAWTEVSSIPCALVSMLLRLPKLKFVIVTLGEEGCLMIQRDSTEASESKETDIESLVESLKQRSDSTATFPTCVSSETTKLKANGIGTLSGRLFLGTAEKIPPEELVDTTGAGDAFIGAVLYALCAGMPPEKMLPFATQVAACNCRALGARTGLPHRTDPRLVPFLV, translated from the exons ATGATGTGTTTCACTCATCTCACACCGCTTCCTCTCTTCTCCGCCGTCTCCCTTCCGTCCTCCCGTCGTCACTTCACGAG TTTCAGGACTAGAATGTCTTCTTCCTCCATCGATtccgctcctcctcctccacccgGTAACGGCATTGTC ATTGGTTGCGGCGGAACCACTGTGGATTTCCTGGCGACGGTGGATTCTTATCCTAAACCCGATGACAAGATCCGAAGCACTAGCCTCAAG GTACAAGGAGGGGGAAATGCTGGAAACGCTGTAACTTGTGCAGCTCGTTTGGGGTTGACATGTAGGCTGATTAGTAAG GTAGCTAATGACTCTCAAGGAAAAGGTATATTGGAGGAGCTTGAATCCGATGGTGTTGATACTTCCTTTCTTGTG GTCTCTAAAGAGGGCAATACTCCGTTTACCTACGTCATAGTTGATAAACAAAC GCAAACGCGTACTTGTATTCATACGCCTGGATATCCACCCATGGTACCTACTGATCTTCCTCAGTCGACCATGTTATCTGCTCTAGACAGAGCAAGCATCGCATACTTTGATGTAAGATTACACGAAACTGCATTGGTGATTGCAAAAGAG GCAAGTCGGAAGAAGATACCTATTTTAGTTGATGCAGAGAAGAAAAGAGATGGATTAGATGATCTCTTGCAACTCGCCGATTACGTTGTCTGCACAGCAAAATTCCCTCAG GCATGGACAGAAGTGTCTTCAATTCCATGTGCGCTTGTGTCCATGTTGTTGAGATTGCCGAAACTGAAGTTTGTGATCGTAACCTTAGGTGAAGAAGGATGCTTAATGATCCAGAGAGATTCAACAG AAGCATCAGAATCAAAAGAGACAGACATTGAGAGTTTGGTGGAGTCGCTGAAGCAAAGATCAGACTCGACCGCAACGTTTCCAACATGCGTTTCATCG GAGACAACAAAGCTGAAGGCCAACGGGATAGGAACACTGAGCGGAAGATTGTTTCTCGGAACAGCAGAGAAAATTCCTCCAGAAGAGCTTGTTGACACCACCGGTGCAGGCGACGCATTCATAGGAGCAGTTCTTTATG CCTTGTGCGCCGGCATGCCCCCAGAGAAAATGCTGCCATTCGCTACTCAAGTG GCTGCTTGCAACTGCCGAGCTTTGGGAGCTCGCACCGGTCTTCCTCACCGTACTGATCCGCGACTTGTACCCTTTCTGGTTTGA